A region of Streptomyces sp. WMMC500 DNA encodes the following proteins:
- a CDS encoding class I SAM-dependent methyltransferase — translation MPHKNLTANRTSLTHRVRYAARHPDRVPRYLARAGRDAWLRLRHRDNHVAYYRAVMRSDSAVNPEAAVGSKTHDRWLALGKMQFDYLVEHGLRPGDRMLEIGCGNLRAGWRFIDYLERDRYYGLDISPDILFAAQDTLVRHELQDKLPRLTPVRDLTFAFLPAAHFRVVHAHSVFSHSPPHVIDECLAHVGRVLSPDGWFDFTFDRTETQEHHVLREDFYYRTETLVALAEKHGLRAEFMADWEKLPHGQSKIRVRLPAAS, via the coding sequence TTGCCGCACAAGAATCTGACCGCAAACCGGACAAGCCTCACCCACCGCGTCCGCTACGCCGCCCGCCACCCCGACCGCGTCCCCCGCTACCTCGCCCGCGCCGGCCGCGACGCCTGGCTGCGGCTGCGCCACCGCGACAACCACGTCGCGTACTACCGCGCGGTGATGCGCTCCGACTCGGCCGTGAACCCCGAGGCGGCCGTGGGCAGCAAGACCCACGACCGCTGGCTGGCGCTGGGCAAGATGCAGTTCGACTACCTCGTGGAGCACGGGCTGCGGCCCGGCGACCGCATGCTGGAGATCGGCTGCGGCAACCTGCGGGCCGGCTGGCGCTTCATCGACTACCTGGAGCGGGACCGCTACTACGGCCTCGACATCTCCCCGGACATCCTCTTCGCCGCCCAGGACACCCTCGTGCGCCACGAGTTGCAGGACAAGCTGCCGCGCCTGACGCCCGTACGCGACCTGACGTTCGCCTTCCTGCCGGCCGCGCACTTCCGCGTCGTCCACGCCCACAGCGTCTTCTCCCACTCCCCGCCGCACGTCATCGACGAATGCCTCGCGCACGTCGGCCGGGTGCTGAGCCCCGACGGCTGGTTCGACTTCACCTTCGACCGCACGGAGACCCAGGAACACCACGTGCTGCGCGAGGACTTCTACTACCGCACCGAGACGCTGGTGGCGCTGGCCGAGAAGCACGGCCTGCGGGCGGAGTTCATGGCGGACTGGGAGAAGCTGCCGCACGGCCAGTCCAAGATCCGCGTACGCCTCCCCGCCGCCTCCTGA
- a CDS encoding 2-dehydropantoate 2-reductase, producing the protein MKIAVFGAGSIGCHLGGMLAEVADVTLVGRPAAMDALRSRGLLLTGGGRAERRVAPAEVRLATRAEAAAGADYVLVTVKSAATEQAARELAGHLAPGATVVSFQNGLRNPGLLREGLPGRTVLAGMVPYNVVQAAPGVFHQGTAGVLMVDGGERSAPLVVAMAQAGLDVEQRDDMADVQHAKLLMNLNNAINALSGLPLKDQLGQRSYRACLALCQREALGAFRAANLAPARLGPVPPGLMPLVLRLPDWLFRRLAAATLRVDDQARSSMWDDLKRGRPTEIDTLQGEVAVLAGRHGMRTPANSRLMELVLQAESRRSGEMRRWSGADLLAELTAATKSG; encoded by the coding sequence GTGAAGATAGCCGTGTTCGGTGCCGGCAGCATCGGCTGCCATCTGGGCGGCATGCTGGCGGAGGTGGCCGACGTGACCTTAGTCGGCCGGCCGGCGGCGATGGACGCTCTGCGCTCCCGCGGGCTCCTGCTGACCGGCGGCGGCCGGGCGGAGCGCCGCGTCGCACCGGCCGAGGTACGCCTGGCGACCCGGGCGGAGGCCGCCGCGGGGGCGGACTACGTGCTGGTCACCGTGAAGTCCGCGGCCACCGAGCAGGCCGCCCGCGAACTGGCCGGCCACCTGGCCCCCGGCGCGACGGTCGTCAGCTTCCAGAACGGGCTGCGCAACCCGGGGCTGCTGCGCGAGGGGCTGCCCGGCCGGACGGTGCTGGCGGGCATGGTCCCGTACAACGTGGTGCAGGCGGCGCCGGGCGTCTTCCACCAGGGCACGGCGGGCGTGCTGATGGTCGACGGGGGCGAGCGCTCGGCACCGCTGGTGGTGGCGATGGCGCAGGCGGGGCTCGACGTGGAGCAGCGCGACGACATGGCCGACGTGCAGCACGCGAAGCTGCTGATGAACCTCAACAACGCGATCAACGCGCTGTCCGGGCTGCCGCTGAAGGACCAGCTCGGCCAGCGCTCGTACCGCGCCTGTCTGGCGCTGTGCCAGCGCGAGGCGCTGGGGGCGTTCCGCGCGGCGAACCTGGCCCCCGCCCGCCTCGGCCCGGTGCCGCCCGGCCTCATGCCGCTGGTGCTGCGCCTGCCCGACTGGCTCTTCCGCCGCCTGGCGGCGGCGACCCTGCGCGTGGACGACCAGGCCCGCTCGTCGATGTGGGACGACCTGAAGCGGGGCCGCCCCACGGAGATCGACACGCTGCAGGGCGAGGTGGCGGTGCTGGCGGGGCGCCACGGGATGCGCACACCGGCGAACTCCCGGCTGATGGAGCTGGTCCTGCAGGCGGAGTCCCGGCGCTCGGGCGAGATGCGCCGGTGGAGCGGCGCGGACCTGCTGGCGGAGCTGACGGCGGCGACGAAGAGCGGCTGA
- a CDS encoding glycosyltransferase, which translates to MTLLSWIALLSLLSWAWLLLGQGLFWRTDVRLPLRPPPSRWPSVAVVVPARDEAAVLPDSLPSLLAQAYPGQARVFLVDDGSTDGTAGTARALAAEAGEPGEAGKAGKAGKAGKAGRAALPLTVSSPGEPPPGWTGKLWALRHGIEQAYAADAEYLLLTDADIAHRPESLRELVAAAEAGGYDLVSQMARLRTATGWERLVVPAFVYFFAQLYPFRWVNRAGGRTAAAAGGCVLLRADAARRARIPEAVRGALIDDVSVAREVKRTGGRIWLGLAERVDSVRPYPRLAELWAMVARSAYAQLRHSPLLLAAAVGGLALVYLVPPLALTAGLLGGAPGVAVAGTLAWAVMAGTYLPVLRYYGQPPWAAALLPFTAGLYLLMTVDSAVRHHRGKGAAWKGRTYA; encoded by the coding sequence GTGACTCTCCTCTCGTGGATCGCCCTGCTCTCCCTTCTCTCCTGGGCCTGGCTGCTCCTCGGGCAGGGGCTGTTCTGGCGGACCGACGTGCGGTTGCCGCTGCGGCCGCCGCCCTCCCGGTGGCCCAGCGTGGCCGTGGTCGTGCCGGCGCGGGACGAGGCCGCCGTGCTGCCCGACAGCCTGCCGTCCCTGCTGGCACAGGCGTATCCCGGTCAGGCGCGCGTGTTCCTCGTCGACGACGGCAGCACCGACGGCACCGCCGGGACCGCCCGCGCGCTCGCCGCAGAAGCCGGAGAACCCGGGGAAGCCGGGAAAGCCGGGAAAGCCGGGAAAGCCGGGAAAGCCGGAAGAGCAGCCCTGCCCCTCACCGTCTCCTCCCCCGGCGAGCCCCCGCCCGGGTGGACCGGCAAGCTCTGGGCGCTGCGCCACGGGATCGAGCAGGCGTACGCGGCGGACGCCGAGTATCTGCTGCTCACCGACGCCGACATCGCCCACCGGCCGGAGAGCCTGCGCGAGTTGGTCGCCGCGGCCGAGGCCGGCGGGTACGACCTGGTGTCGCAGATGGCCCGGCTGCGTACCGCCACCGGCTGGGAGCGGCTGGTCGTACCCGCGTTCGTGTACTTCTTCGCCCAGCTCTACCCGTTCCGCTGGGTCAACCGCGCCGGCGGCAGGACCGCCGCCGCGGCCGGCGGGTGCGTCCTGCTCAGGGCGGACGCCGCGCGCAGGGCGCGGATCCCCGAGGCGGTGCGCGGGGCGCTCATCGACGACGTGTCGGTGGCCCGGGAGGTCAAGCGCACCGGCGGGCGGATCTGGCTGGGGCTCGCCGAGCGGGTCGACAGCGTGCGGCCGTACCCGCGGCTGGCCGAGCTGTGGGCGATGGTCGCGCGCAGCGCGTACGCCCAACTGCGGCACAGCCCGCTGCTGCTGGCCGCCGCCGTCGGCGGGCTCGCGCTCGTCTACCTCGTGCCGCCGCTGGCGCTGACCGCCGGGCTCCTCGGCGGCGCGCCCGGTGTCGCCGTCGCCGGGACGCTCGCGTGGGCGGTGATGGCGGGGACGTACCTGCCCGTGCTGCGGTACTACGGACAGCCGCCGTGGGCCGCCGCGTTGCTGCCGTTCACGGCCGGGCTGTATCTGCTCATGACGGTGGACTCGGCCGTCCGCCACCACCGCGGCAAGGGCGCCGCATGGAAGGGCCGGACGTACGCGTGA
- a CDS encoding right-handed parallel beta-helix repeat-containing protein, producing MAQGSVQVTHTGAARAGRWRRRTGEYGSLAAALEAAGDGDVLSLAPGTYRENVVLERAVTLRGPGGAVGSVRIAPADGVALTVRASAVVEGLHVEGEDAAVPAVLVEAGRPELTGLRVVTRSAAGIEVRGDARPTVRRCAVDNPAGTGVTFADGSGGVLEGCEVLAAGRSGVAVRGGSSAHLSQCRIHHAGGAGLLLTGEGSTVEAVGCEVYEIKGAGVQLTSRASGELTDCTVHRTSGDGVSLDTEAVVKLTDCEVHDVPENAVDLRSRAQARLVRVTVRRFGRNGLSVWDAGTRAEAAQCEIHDGTGDYPAVWVSDGAAATFTSCRVHDVPDALVVLDRGSAVEASDTDLAQVRGTAVSVSDGATVALEQCRIRDAATGAWFRDHGSGGTVRDTTVDSVASGIIVTKGADPAVEGCSITSPTEAGVFVSAAGRGSFTDCRVTGSLGYGFHVIDGCRSALTRCRTERCARGGYEFADAGPTAPEGSGGGPVVVDCTSDESAETASARPTVPAARTEPEPDGLLGAFAPQQAGAAGAGRPVAEARAAARPAREVLAELDALVGLENVKREVRALTDMIEVGRRRRQAGLKAASVRRHLVFTGSPGTGKTTVARMYGEILSSLGVLERGHLVEVSRVDLVGEHIGSTAIRTQQAFERAHGGVLFIDEAYALAPEDSGRDFGREAIDTLVKLMEDHRESVVVIAAGYTTEMERFLAVNPGVASRFSRTITFGDYTAEELLRIVSQQAEEHEYRLGDGTGEALLKYFTVIPKGAGFGNGRTARQTFEAMVERHAGRVAQLPDPTTDELTLLYADDIPALP from the coding sequence ATGGCACAGGGCTCCGTCCAGGTCACGCACACCGGCGCCGCGCGCGCCGGGCGATGGCGCCGGCGCACCGGGGAGTACGGGTCGCTCGCCGCGGCCCTGGAGGCCGCCGGCGACGGCGACGTGTTGTCGCTGGCCCCGGGCACGTACCGGGAGAACGTCGTGCTGGAGCGGGCGGTGACGCTGCGCGGCCCGGGCGGCGCGGTCGGCTCCGTCCGCATCGCGCCGGCCGACGGCGTGGCGCTGACCGTCCGGGCGTCCGCGGTGGTCGAGGGGCTGCACGTGGAGGGGGAGGACGCGGCGGTCCCCGCGGTGCTCGTCGAGGCGGGCCGGCCGGAGCTGACCGGCCTGCGGGTGGTCACCCGCTCCGCCGCGGGCATCGAGGTCCGCGGCGACGCGCGGCCCACGGTCCGCCGCTGCGCCGTCGACAATCCGGCGGGTACGGGGGTCACGTTCGCCGACGGGTCCGGCGGCGTGCTGGAGGGCTGCGAGGTGCTGGCCGCCGGGCGCAGCGGGGTCGCGGTACGCGGCGGGTCGAGCGCGCACCTGTCGCAGTGCCGCATCCACCACGCGGGCGGCGCCGGGCTGCTGCTCACCGGCGAGGGCAGCACGGTCGAGGCGGTGGGCTGCGAGGTCTACGAGATCAAGGGCGCCGGCGTGCAGTTGACGTCCCGCGCCTCCGGGGAACTGACGGACTGCACGGTGCACCGCACCTCGGGCGACGGCGTCTCGCTCGACACCGAGGCCGTCGTCAAGCTCACCGACTGCGAGGTACACGACGTCCCCGAGAACGCCGTGGACCTGCGCTCACGCGCGCAGGCGCGACTGGTGCGGGTCACCGTGCGCCGGTTCGGCCGCAACGGCCTGTCGGTGTGGGACGCGGGCACGCGCGCCGAGGCGGCGCAGTGCGAGATCCACGACGGCACCGGCGACTACCCCGCGGTGTGGGTGAGCGACGGCGCCGCCGCGACGTTCACGTCCTGCCGGGTGCACGACGTGCCGGACGCGCTCGTCGTCCTCGACCGCGGCTCGGCGGTCGAGGCCAGCGACACCGACCTCGCCCAGGTGCGCGGCACGGCGGTGTCGGTGAGCGACGGCGCCACGGTCGCGCTGGAGCAGTGCCGGATCCGGGACGCGGCGACCGGCGCGTGGTTCCGCGACCACGGCAGCGGCGGCACGGTCCGGGACACCACCGTCGACTCCGTCGCCTCGGGGATCATCGTCACGAAGGGCGCCGACCCCGCGGTCGAGGGCTGCTCGATCACCTCGCCCACCGAGGCCGGGGTGTTCGTCTCGGCCGCCGGCCGCGGCTCGTTCACCGACTGCCGGGTCACCGGCAGCCTGGGGTACGGCTTCCACGTCATCGACGGCTGCCGTTCGGCCCTGACCCGCTGCCGTACGGAGCGGTGCGCGCGCGGCGGCTACGAGTTCGCGGACGCCGGCCCGACCGCCCCCGAGGGCTCCGGCGGCGGACCCGTCGTGGTGGACTGCACGAGCGACGAGAGCGCGGAGACGGCGAGCGCCCGCCCCACCGTGCCCGCCGCCCGCACCGAGCCGGAACCGGACGGTCTGCTCGGCGCGTTCGCGCCGCAGCAGGCGGGCGCGGCGGGTGCCGGGCGGCCGGTCGCCGAGGCGCGGGCCGCGGCCCGGCCCGCCCGGGAGGTGCTGGCGGAGCTGGACGCGCTGGTCGGTCTGGAGAACGTCAAGCGCGAGGTGCGGGCGCTGACGGACATGATCGAGGTCGGCCGGCGGCGCCGGCAGGCGGGCCTCAAGGCCGCCTCGGTCCGCCGCCACCTGGTCTTCACCGGCTCCCCCGGCACCGGCAAGACGACGGTGGCGCGGATGTACGGCGAGATCCTCTCCTCGCTCGGCGTGCTGGAGCGCGGGCACCTGGTCGAGGTCTCCCGGGTGGACCTCGTCGGGGAGCACATCGGCTCGACGGCCATCCGCACCCAGCAGGCGTTCGAACGGGCCCACGGCGGCGTGCTGTTCATCGACGAGGCGTACGCGCTGGCGCCCGAGGACTCCGGCCGCGACTTCGGCCGCGAGGCCATCGACACCCTCGTGAAGCTGATGGAGGACCACCGCGAGTCGGTCGTGGTGATCGCCGCCGGGTACACCACGGAGATGGAGCGGTTCCTCGCCGTCAACCCCGGGGTGGCGTCGCGCTTCTCGCGCACCATCACCTTCGGCGACTACACCGCGGAGGAGCTGCTGCGGATAGTCTCCCAGCAGGCCGAGGAGCACGAGTACCGCCTCGGCGACGGCACGGGCGAGGCGCTGCTCAAGTACTTCACCGTGATCCCCAAGGGCGCCGGCTTCGGCAACGGCCGTACCGCGCGGCAGACGTTCGAGGCGATGGTGGAGCGGCACGCCGGCCGCGTGGCCCAGCTTCCGGACCCCACGACCGACGAGCTGACGCTCCTCTACGCGGACGACATCCCGGCGCTGCCCTGA
- the dhaL gene encoding dihydroxyacetone kinase subunit DhaL: MLDAEFFRRWMLTTAAAVDREADRLTELDSAIGDADHGANLKRGFTAVRAALEEESPQTPGAVLVLAGRQLISKVGGASGPLYGTLLRGTGKALGDDAEVTDAALREALDEGVGAVAKLGGAAPGDKTMLDALVPAVAALGDGYAAAHAAAEQGAEDTVPLRARKGRASYLGERSIGHRDPGATSSALLVGALAETAEAGSGG; the protein is encoded by the coding sequence GTGCTCGACGCGGAATTCTTCCGCCGCTGGATGCTCACCACCGCGGCGGCCGTCGACCGGGAGGCCGACCGCCTCACCGAGCTCGACTCGGCGATCGGCGACGCCGACCACGGCGCCAACCTGAAGCGCGGCTTCACCGCCGTACGCGCGGCCCTGGAGGAGGAGTCGCCGCAGACCCCGGGCGCGGTGCTGGTGCTCGCCGGGCGGCAGTTGATCTCGAAGGTGGGCGGTGCCTCGGGCCCGCTGTACGGCACGCTGCTGCGCGGCACCGGCAAGGCCCTCGGCGACGACGCCGAGGTCACGGACGCGGCGCTGCGCGAGGCGCTGGACGAGGGGGTGGGCGCGGTCGCCAAGCTCGGCGGCGCCGCGCCCGGCGACAAGACGATGCTCGACGCGCTGGTGCCGGCCGTGGCGGCGCTCGGCGACGGCTACGCCGCGGCGCACGCGGCCGCGGAACAGGGCGCGGAGGACACCGTTCCGCTGCGCGCGCGCAAGGGCCGCGCCTCGTACCTCGGCGAGCGCAGCATCGGGCACCGGGACCCGGGCGCGACGTCGTCGGCGCTGCTGGTCGGCGCCCTGGCCGAGACGGCGGAGGCGGGGTCCGGTGGCTGA
- a CDS encoding oxygenase MpaB family protein has protein sequence MAVPEGLTGSGNPGGPVGEPDPGLFGPASVTWQLHSDPVMWIAGVRALYLQALHPRAVRGVMQNSDFRADAWGRLLRTAAFVGTVTYAATPAAERAGARVRGIHRRLRAVDPATGDRYRVDEPALLLWVHCAEIDSYLHVARRSGLTIPDAYADAYIREQRTAARLVGLDPAAVPGDDAGLAAYFERVAPELAATPESGEVDAFLRRPPVSPILVPARGLLWRRISGLAYATLPPIAHRLYGRPVPPPAVVDRRLRATAAVLRAVPAGLRWRLPPRNILKAMDRLGPASRPSPSKLVRTAAILDESGDKTTGNTHE, from the coding sequence ATGGCCGTGCCCGAGGGGCTCACCGGGTCCGGGAATCCCGGAGGGCCCGTGGGGGAGCCGGATCCGGGCCTGTTCGGGCCCGCCTCCGTCACCTGGCAGTTGCACAGCGACCCGGTGATGTGGATCGCCGGAGTCCGCGCGCTGTACCTCCAGGCCCTGCACCCGCGCGCCGTCCGCGGCGTCATGCAGAACTCCGACTTCCGCGCCGACGCCTGGGGCCGGCTCCTGCGCACCGCCGCCTTCGTCGGCACCGTCACCTACGCCGCCACCCCCGCCGCGGAACGCGCCGGCGCCCGCGTCCGCGGCATCCACCGCCGGCTGCGCGCCGTCGACCCCGCCACCGGCGACCGCTACCGCGTGGACGAGCCCGCGCTGCTGCTCTGGGTGCACTGCGCCGAGATCGACTCCTACCTCCACGTCGCCCGCCGCTCCGGCCTGACGATCCCCGACGCGTACGCCGACGCCTACATACGCGAACAGCGCACCGCCGCCCGCCTCGTCGGCCTCGACCCGGCCGCCGTCCCGGGCGACGACGCCGGCCTCGCCGCGTACTTCGAACGGGTGGCTCCCGAGCTTGCCGCCACCCCCGAATCCGGTGAGGTCGACGCCTTCCTGCGCCGCCCGCCCGTCAGCCCGATCCTCGTCCCCGCCCGCGGCCTGCTCTGGCGCCGGATCTCCGGCCTCGCGTACGCCACCCTGCCGCCGATCGCCCACCGGCTCTACGGCCGCCCCGTGCCCCCGCCCGCGGTGGTCGACCGCAGACTGCGCGCGACGGCCGCCGTCCTGCGCGCCGTCCCCGCGGGGCTGCGGTGGCGGCTGCCGCCGCGCAACATACTGAAAGCCATGGACCGCCTCGGTCCCGCATCGCGGCCGTCGCCTTCCAAGCTCGTACGGACGGCAGCCATACTGGACGAGTCGGGGGATAAGACCACGGGTAACACCCACGAATGA
- a CDS encoding aspartate/glutamate racemase family protein, translated as MKIALVDSGLGLLPAAAAVRRLRPDAELVLSSDPDGMPWGPREPGDLGERVLGCARAAAAYEPDALVVACNTASVHALPALRAELEPALPVVGTVPAVKPAAAGGGPLAVWATPATTGSDYQRRLIRDFAGGVAATEVPCPGLADAVEHGDEAAVDAAVAAAAGRTPRDVTAVVLGCTHYELVGERIRAAVRQPAAPPPALYGSADAVAGQVLRRIGAAPDPAAAPSGGLTVLLSGRPGALPPAALGYAEGRLLAGAPARSGAVPG; from the coding sequence GTGAAGATCGCGCTTGTGGATTCCGGGCTGGGGCTGCTGCCCGCCGCCGCCGCGGTGCGGCGGTTGCGGCCCGATGCCGAGCTGGTGCTGTCCAGCGACCCCGACGGGATGCCCTGGGGGCCGCGGGAGCCCGGGGACCTGGGGGAGCGGGTGCTCGGCTGCGCGCGGGCCGCCGCGGCGTACGAGCCGGACGCGCTCGTCGTCGCCTGCAACACCGCATCCGTGCACGCGCTGCCCGCGCTGCGCGCGGAGCTGGAGCCCGCGCTGCCCGTCGTCGGGACCGTGCCCGCCGTGAAGCCGGCCGCCGCCGGCGGCGGCCCGCTGGCCGTCTGGGCGACGCCCGCCACCACCGGCAGCGACTACCAGCGCCGGCTGATCCGCGACTTCGCCGGCGGTGTCGCCGCCACCGAGGTGCCCTGCCCCGGCCTCGCCGACGCCGTCGAGCACGGCGACGAGGCCGCCGTCGACGCCGCCGTCGCCGCGGCGGCCGGGCGCACCCCCCGCGACGTCACCGCCGTCGTCCTCGGCTGCACCCACTACGAGCTGGTCGGCGAGCGCATCCGCGCCGCCGTCCGGCAGCCCGCCGCGCCGCCCCCGGCGCTGTACGGCTCCGCCGATGCCGTCGCCGGGCAGGTCCTGCGCCGCATCGGCGCCGCTCCCGACCCCGCCGCGGCGCCCTCCGGCGGCCTCACCGTGCTCCTCTCCGGCCGTCCGGGCGCCCTGCCGCCCGCCGCCCTCGGGTACGCGGAGGGACGCCTGCTGGCCGGTGCCCCGGCCCGCTCCGGGGCCGTACCCGGATAG
- a CDS encoding NUDIX domain-containing protein, whose protein sequence is MATPDFIRELRATAGQQLLFLPGVSAVVVDDGRVLLHRRADTGRWSIIGGIPEPGEQPAQTAVREVYEEAGVVCTAERVVLVEGLDPIQYPNGDKCQFMDITLRCRATGGEARVNDDEGLEVGWFDPDALPEGLEDFARHRIRLALADGPTWFAEAAATPGV, encoded by the coding sequence ATGGCGACACCCGACTTCATCCGCGAACTGCGCGCGACCGCCGGCCAGCAACTGCTCTTCCTCCCCGGCGTCAGCGCCGTCGTCGTCGACGACGGCCGGGTGCTGCTCCACCGGCGCGCCGACACCGGGCGGTGGTCGATCATCGGCGGCATCCCGGAGCCCGGCGAGCAGCCCGCGCAGACCGCCGTGCGCGAGGTGTACGAGGAGGCGGGGGTCGTGTGCACGGCGGAGCGCGTCGTGCTGGTGGAGGGGCTGGACCCGATCCAGTACCCGAACGGGGACAAGTGCCAATTCATGGACATCACACTGCGCTGCCGCGCGACGGGCGGCGAGGCCCGGGTCAACGACGACGAGGGACTGGAGGTCGGCTGGTTCGACCCGGACGCCCTGCCCGAGGGCCTGGAGGACTTCGCCCGCCACCGGATCCGGCTGGCCCTTGCGGACGGACCGACGTGGTTCGCGGAAGCGGCGGCTACGCCCGGCGTCTAG
- the dhaK gene encoding dihydroxyacetone kinase subunit DhaK, translated as MRMLINVPETVVPDALRGIAAAHPDLTVDVENRVVVRRDAPVTDKVGLVSGGGSGHEPLHAGFVGRGMLDAACAGEIFTSPVPDQMTRAAAAVDAGRGVLFIVKNYTGDVLNFDMAADLAQDEGIQVAKVLVDDDVAVTDSLYTAGRRGVGATLFVEKIAGAAADEGAPLERVEALARKVVESSRSFGVALSACTTPSKGSPTFDLPEGELELGIGIHGEPGRERRPMMTAREIADVSVDAVLEDLRPSGPVLALVNGMGATPLIELYGYNAEVQRALTERGVSVARTLVGNYVTSLDMAGCSVTLCQADEELLRLWDAPVRTPALRWGL; from the coding sequence ATGCGAATGCTCATCAACGTGCCGGAGACCGTGGTGCCGGACGCCCTGCGCGGCATCGCCGCCGCCCACCCCGACCTGACCGTGGACGTCGAGAACCGGGTGGTGGTGCGGCGGGACGCGCCCGTCACCGACAAGGTCGGCCTGGTCTCCGGCGGCGGCTCCGGGCACGAGCCGCTGCACGCCGGCTTCGTCGGCCGCGGGATGCTGGACGCCGCGTGCGCCGGCGAGATCTTCACCTCGCCCGTGCCGGACCAGATGACGCGCGCCGCGGCGGCCGTGGACGCCGGCCGGGGCGTGCTGTTCATCGTGAAGAACTACACCGGCGACGTGCTGAACTTCGACATGGCCGCCGACCTCGCCCAGGACGAGGGCATCCAGGTCGCCAAGGTGCTCGTGGACGACGACGTCGCCGTGACCGACAGCCTGTACACCGCGGGCCGCCGCGGCGTCGGCGCGACGCTGTTCGTCGAGAAGATCGCCGGAGCCGCCGCCGACGAGGGCGCGCCGCTGGAGCGGGTGGAGGCGCTGGCCCGCAAGGTCGTGGAGTCCTCGCGCAGCTTCGGCGTCGCGCTGAGCGCCTGCACGACGCCGTCCAAGGGCAGCCCCACGTTCGACCTGCCGGAGGGCGAACTGGAGCTGGGCATCGGCATCCACGGCGAACCGGGCCGCGAGCGGCGGCCGATGATGACGGCGCGCGAGATCGCCGACGTGTCGGTCGACGCCGTGCTGGAGGACCTGCGGCCCTCGGGCCCGGTGCTGGCGCTGGTCAACGGCATGGGCGCCACCCCGCTCATCGAGCTGTACGGCTACAACGCCGAAGTGCAGCGGGCACTGACGGAGCGGGGCGTGTCGGTGGCCCGTACGCTCGTCGGGAACTACGTGACGTCGCTGGACATGGCGGGCTGCTCGGTCACGCTGTGCCAGGCGGACGAGGAGCTGCTGCGGCTGTGGGACGCGCCGGTGCGCACGCCGGCGCTGCGCTGGGGGCTGTGA
- a CDS encoding DUF6643 family protein, with protein sequence MTSPRPYGGGYYAAPAFPDTPIYDSLVEERGTPQIAPIRVPSYDTGHHLPALPAPRAALPPAPVPAPAPAPHHTHPGHVAHTPQPPVYGHQPAPQPAPPQPFIPQQAQQPRWDQGYEQQRPQPQQPRPQQQAAPPPGYEAMRPVAPRPAPPQQAQPARPASHQTYADQYARPYYQDGQRY encoded by the coding sequence ATGACCTCCCCCCGCCCGTACGGCGGCGGCTACTATGCCGCGCCGGCTTTCCCTGACACCCCGATCTACGACAGTCTGGTCGAAGAGCGGGGTACCCCCCAGATCGCCCCGATCCGGGTCCCCTCGTACGACACCGGCCACCACCTGCCGGCCCTGCCCGCGCCCCGCGCCGCCCTGCCGCCCGCCCCGGTACCGGCGCCGGCCCCCGCGCCGCACCACACCCACCCGGGGCACGTCGCGCACACCCCGCAGCCCCCGGTCTACGGCCACCAGCCCGCCCCCCAGCCGGCGCCGCCGCAGCCGTTCATCCCGCAGCAGGCGCAGCAGCCCCGCTGGGACCAGGGGTACGAGCAGCAGCGCCCCCAGCCGCAACAGCCGCGCCCGCAGCAGCAGGCGGCGCCCCCGCCCGGGTACGAGGCGATGCGGCCCGTCGCCCCGCGGCCGGCGCCGCCGCAGCAGGCGCAGCCCGCCCGGCCGGCGTCCCACCAGACGTACGCGGACCAGTACGCCCGCCCGTACTACCAGGACGGACAGCGCTACTGA
- a CDS encoding PTS fructose transporter subunit IIA, which yields MAEGPLVGLVLVSHSAAVAESVARLTVALAGVDTVTVEHAGGTADGGFGTDAARITAAARAADRGAGVGLLVDLGSAVLTVKSLVEDGELPAGARLLDAPFVEGAVAAVVTASTGADMTAVEAAAQEAYGYRKV from the coding sequence GTGGCTGAGGGCCCGCTGGTCGGCCTCGTGCTGGTCTCGCACAGCGCCGCGGTGGCCGAGTCCGTGGCGCGGCTGACGGTGGCGCTGGCGGGCGTGGACACGGTGACCGTCGAGCACGCGGGCGGCACGGCGGACGGCGGCTTCGGCACGGACGCGGCCCGCATCACGGCGGCGGCGCGGGCGGCGGACCGCGGCGCGGGCGTGGGGCTGCTGGTGGATCTGGGCAGCGCGGTGCTCACGGTGAAGTCGCTGGTGGAGGACGGAGAGCTGCCGGCTGGGGCGCGGCTGCTGGACGCGCCGTTCGTGGAGGGCGCGGTGGCGGCGGTGGTCACGGCGTCGACGGGGGCGGACATGACGGCGGTGGAGGCGGCGGCGCAGGAGGCGTACGGGTACCGCAAGGTGTGA